In Sphingomonas sp. R1, a single genomic region encodes these proteins:
- the purF gene encoding amidophosphoribosyltransferase → MLTTHPFDDDKLREECGVFGVSNSEGAAAMVALGLHALQHRGQEAAGITSWDGHQFHTHRAMGHVAGNFDRDDVIRSLPGLSACGHVRYATTGGSAIRNVQPLYAELASGGFAVAHNGNISNAMRLRRDLVRRGAIFQSTSDTEVIIHLVATSQYRTLIDRFIDALKQVEGAYSLIVMTPEGMIACRDPLGIRPLVMGRQGESIVFASETVALDVCDAQYVRDVEPGELVIVKANGEMTSHKPFAPQAPRPCIFEYVYFSRPDSISDTRSVYSVRKAIGAQLAIESPVEADLVVPVPDSGVPAAIGYAQQSGIPFELGIIRSHYVGRTFIQPGDKVRHLGVKLKHNANRELIAGKRIVLIDDSIVRGTTSLKIVQMMHDAGAKEVHMRIASPPTRHSCFYGVDTPERAKLLAAKMDVGGMTDFIHADSLAFVSIDGLYKALGEARRADIHPKYCDACFTGDYPTTLTDQDELAPPPDQLALLAEKVG, encoded by the coding sequence ATGCTTACCACACACCCGTTCGATGACGACAAGCTGCGCGAAGAGTGCGGCGTATTCGGCGTTTCCAACAGCGAAGGCGCGGCCGCGATGGTCGCGCTGGGCCTGCACGCCCTCCAGCACCGCGGCCAGGAGGCGGCGGGCATCACCAGCTGGGACGGCCACCAGTTCCACACCCACCGTGCCATGGGCCATGTCGCCGGCAATTTCGACCGCGACGACGTGATCCGCTCGCTCCCCGGCCTGTCGGCCTGCGGCCATGTCCGCTACGCCACCACCGGCGGGTCGGCGATCCGCAACGTCCAGCCGCTCTATGCCGAGCTCGCCAGTGGCGGCTTCGCGGTGGCGCACAACGGCAACATCTCGAACGCGATGCGGCTGCGGCGCGATCTCGTCCGGCGGGGCGCGATCTTCCAGTCGACCTCGGATACCGAGGTGATCATCCACCTCGTCGCCACCTCGCAATATCGCACGCTGATCGACCGGTTCATCGATGCGCTGAAGCAGGTCGAGGGCGCCTATTCGCTGATCGTGATGACGCCCGAGGGCATGATCGCCTGCCGCGATCCGCTCGGCATCCGTCCGCTGGTGATGGGCCGCCAGGGCGAGTCGATCGTGTTTGCCTCGGAGACCGTCGCGCTCGACGTGTGCGACGCCCAATATGTCCGCGACGTCGAGCCGGGCGAGCTGGTGATCGTCAAGGCCAATGGCGAGATGACCAGCCACAAGCCGTTCGCGCCCCAGGCGCCGCGGCCGTGCATCTTCGAATATGTCTATTTCTCGCGCCCCGATTCGATCAGCGACACGCGCTCGGTCTATTCGGTGCGCAAGGCGATCGGCGCGCAGCTGGCGATCGAATCGCCGGTCGAGGCCGATCTCGTCGTGCCGGTGCCCGATTCGGGCGTGCCGGCGGCGATCGGCTATGCGCAGCAGTCGGGCATTCCGTTCGAGCTCGGCATCATCCGCTCGCACTATGTCGGCCGCACCTTCATCCAGCCGGGCGACAAGGTCCGCCACTTGGGCGTCAAGCTCAAGCACAACGCGAATCGCGAGCTGATCGCCGGCAAGCGCATCGTGCTGATCGACGATTCGATCGTGCGCGGCACCACCAGCCTCAAGATCGTGCAGATGATGCACGATGCGGGTGCCAAGGAAGTGCATATGCGGATCGCCTCGCCGCCGACGCGCCACAGCTGCTTCTACGGCGTCGACACGCCCGAGCGCGCCAAGCTGCTCGCCGCCAAGATGGACGTGGGCGGCATGACCGACTTCATCCATGCCGACAGCCTGGCCTTCGTCTCGATCGACGGCCTGTACAAGGCACTGGGCGAGGCGCGCCGCGCGGACATTCATCCGAAATATTGCGACGCTTGCTTCACCGGCGACTATCCGACGACGCTGACCGACCAGGACGAGCTCGCCCCGCCGCCGGACCAGCTGGCGCTGCTCGCCGAGAAGGTCGGCTGA
- a CDS encoding SDR family NAD(P)-dependent oxidoreductase — MRAPVLAGQTALVTGASRGIGAATAIALGAAGAHVILTARTAGGLEEVEDAIYQAGGSATIAPLDLAEHDAIGRLAGAIGERWPVLDMLVLNAGMLGTLSAVSAIDFAECAKVLALNVSAQAAMLAAFDPMLRRAPAARVVGVTSSVGRKPRAYWGVYGASKAAFENLLLSYGQELENVSEVRVGIVDPGATRTKMRARAFPGEDPATVKAPEVVAERIAALMAAGFDRGHFERIG; from the coding sequence ATGCGCGCACCAGTGCTGGCGGGCCAGACCGCCCTCGTCACCGGCGCCAGCCGCGGCATCGGCGCCGCCACGGCCATCGCGCTCGGCGCGGCGGGTGCCCATGTCATCCTTACCGCCCGCACCGCGGGCGGCCTGGAGGAAGTGGAAGACGCGATCTACCAGGCCGGCGGCAGTGCAACGATCGCACCGCTCGACCTGGCCGAGCATGACGCGATCGGCCGGCTGGCGGGCGCCATCGGCGAGCGCTGGCCGGTGCTCGACATGCTGGTGCTGAACGCCGGCATGCTCGGCACGCTGAGCGCGGTCAGCGCGATCGACTTCGCAGAATGCGCCAAGGTGCTGGCGCTCAACGTCAGCGCCCAGGCGGCGATGCTTGCGGCGTTCGATCCCATGCTGCGCCGGGCGCCGGCCGCGCGGGTGGTGGGCGTCACCTCCAGTGTCGGGCGCAAGCCGCGCGCCTATTGGGGGGTCTATGGCGCCTCCAAGGCAGCGTTCGAGAACCTGCTGCTCAGCTACGGGCAGGAGCTGGAGAATGTCTCCGAAGTCCGCGTCGGCATCGTCGATCCCGGCGCGACCCGCACCAAGATGCGCGCCCGCGCCTTTCCGGGCGAGGATCCCGCGACGGTCAAGGCGCCCGAAGTGGTAGCGGAGAGGATCGCGGCGCTGATGGCCGCCGGGTTCGACCGCGGCCATTTCGAACGGATCGGCTGA
- a CDS encoding EF-hand domain-containing protein gives MWRYAVGAGAALLLAFGGLLLFQHGPARSSLAAVVPALPGNASAATPLPDAAPEADPKTREEKRFDRYDKDRNDAISRDEYFAARHKAFARLDGNGDGRLSFEEWAAKSIARFADADADKSGTLARAEFATTAPKRRPPAARCACGKPAPSPSPAARSDEEEN, from the coding sequence ATGTGGCGATATGCGGTAGGTGCCGGGGCGGCGCTGTTGCTGGCGTTCGGAGGATTGCTGCTGTTCCAGCATGGACCGGCGCGCAGCTCGCTGGCCGCGGTGGTGCCCGCCCTGCCGGGCAACGCCAGCGCCGCGACGCCACTGCCCGATGCCGCGCCGGAGGCCGATCCCAAGACTCGCGAGGAGAAACGCTTCGATCGCTATGACAAGGATCGCAACGACGCGATCAGTCGCGACGAATATTTTGCGGCCCGCCACAAGGCCTTTGCGCGGCTGGACGGCAATGGCGACGGCCGGCTGAGCTTCGAGGAATGGGCGGCGAAGTCGATCGCCCGGTTCGCCGATGCGGATGCCGACAAGTCCGGCACGCTGGCCCGGGCCGAATTCGCCACGACCGCACCCAAGCGTCGACCGCCGGCGGCGCGCTGTGCGTGCGGCAAGCCCGCCCCGTCGCCGAGCCCCGCCGCGCGGAGCGACGAGGAGGAAAACTAG